In Nocardia asteroides, a single genomic region encodes these proteins:
- a CDS encoding aminotransferase class I/II-fold pyridoxal phosphate-dependent enzyme has product MHAQPKDDVTVVMNQLAQRMPAARLYRDITALEAIGKSPFYRTVESAVRARVRMDGIERIMLGSNNYLGLANHPEVRAAARAAIDEFGVASTGSRAANGSLAIHRELEAELAEWHGTEAAITFPTGYQANVGTISAVAGAGDLVVIDSAAHASIRDGARLSGAATAKFRHNDVDSLREVLAGADDPSRALVVVDGLYSMEGDLAPLPAIVEVCAEFQAMLMVDEAYSVGIHGDDRTGACALFGSTGTVDIRMGTLSKGIGAIGGFVVGSRELVDYLRTNARAYLFTTSGVPAAAAAALAAIRIIRSAEGERRARSVLTNSLHLRDALQGRGIPVGGASAAPGGGSLVGPIVPALVGDEMRIIAIWNEVYDRNIYCGVGIFPGVAYGKTLLRLLVTADHEPAELDHVADVIADAFARYPAAATV; this is encoded by the coding sequence GTGCACGCTCAGCCAAAGGACGATGTCACCGTGGTGATGAACCAGCTCGCCCAGCGCATGCCGGCCGCCCGGCTGTACCGGGACATCACGGCCCTGGAGGCCATCGGCAAATCGCCGTTCTACCGCACCGTCGAGTCGGCGGTGCGGGCGCGCGTCCGGATGGACGGCATCGAGCGAATCATGCTCGGCTCCAACAACTACCTCGGCCTCGCGAACCATCCCGAGGTCCGGGCGGCGGCCAGGGCGGCGATCGACGAGTTCGGCGTCGCGAGCACCGGGAGCCGCGCCGCCAACGGCAGCCTGGCGATCCATCGCGAGCTCGAAGCCGAACTCGCCGAGTGGCACGGGACCGAGGCCGCGATCACGTTCCCGACGGGGTACCAGGCCAACGTCGGAACGATCAGCGCGGTGGCCGGAGCCGGCGACCTCGTGGTCATCGACTCCGCCGCGCACGCCTCGATCCGGGACGGCGCTCGCCTGTCCGGAGCCGCCACGGCCAAGTTCCGGCACAACGACGTGGACTCGCTGCGCGAGGTGCTGGCCGGGGCCGACGATCCGTCCCGGGCCCTGGTCGTGGTCGACGGCCTGTACTCGATGGAGGGTGATCTCGCTCCGCTGCCCGCCATCGTCGAGGTCTGCGCCGAGTTCCAGGCGATGCTGATGGTCGACGAGGCGTACAGCGTCGGCATCCACGGCGACGACCGCACCGGTGCCTGCGCGCTGTTCGGCAGCACGGGCACGGTGGATATCCGCATGGGCACGTTGTCCAAGGGAATCGGCGCGATCGGCGGATTCGTCGTCGGCTCGCGCGAGCTCGTCGACTACCTGCGGACGAACGCCCGCGCGTACCTGTTCACCACCTCCGGCGTGCCCGCCGCGGCGGCGGCCGCGCTGGCCGCGATCCGGATCATCCGGTCGGCGGAGGGCGAGCGGCGCGCGCGCTCGGTGCTGACGAACAGCCTGCACCTGCGCGATGCGCTGCAGGGGCGGGGCATCCCGGTCGGCGGAGCCTCCGCGGCACCGGGTGGCGGCAGCCTGGTCGGCCCGATCGTGCCCGCCCTGGTCGGCGACGAGATGCGCATCATCGCGATCTGGAACGAGGTCTACGATCGGAACATCTACTGCGGGGTCGGCATCTTCCCCGGCGTCGCCTACGGCAAGACGCTGCTCCGGCTGCTCGTGACCGCCGACCACGAGCCCGCCGAGCTCGACCACGTGGCCGATGTCATCGCCGACGCCTTCGCGCGGTACCCCGCCGCGGCCACGGTGTGA
- a CDS encoding DUF5996 family protein, translating into MSGHWPRLRVSEWTDTRDTLHMWTQIVGKIRMAHAPLVNHWWEVALYVSPRGLTTSAIPYADGVLDLEFDFVEHRLLARTSAGESRAVALEPKSVAQFYADVMAALEALRVPVDIRPVPNEVEVAIPFAEDTVHAAYDGDAAQRFWRQLIQVDRVFGLYRSRFVGKSSPVHFFWGAMDLACTRFSGRTAPPHPGGAPNCADWVMLEGYSRELASCGFWPGGGEEGAFYAYAYPEPVGYAAHPIGPDAAEYRSDLGEFVLPYEAVAGSPDPDGTLLEFLESSYAAAADLANWDRGLLEDDPERMRAHLRSD; encoded by the coding sequence ATGAGCGGACATTGGCCTCGGTTGCGGGTCTCGGAGTGGACGGACACCCGGGACACCCTGCACATGTGGACCCAGATCGTCGGCAAGATCCGGATGGCGCACGCGCCCCTGGTCAACCACTGGTGGGAGGTCGCGCTGTATGTCAGCCCGCGCGGGCTCACCACCTCGGCGATCCCATACGCCGACGGCGTCCTCGACCTCGAATTCGACTTCGTCGAGCACCGGTTGCTGGCGCGGACCAGCGCGGGGGAGTCCCGCGCGGTGGCGCTGGAGCCGAAGTCGGTGGCGCAGTTCTACGCGGACGTCATGGCCGCGCTCGAAGCGCTGCGGGTGCCGGTCGACATCCGGCCGGTGCCGAACGAGGTGGAGGTGGCGATCCCGTTCGCCGAGGACACCGTGCACGCCGCCTACGACGGCGACGCCGCGCAGCGGTTCTGGCGGCAGCTGATCCAGGTGGACCGGGTGTTCGGGCTGTACCGGTCGCGCTTCGTCGGCAAGTCCAGCCCGGTGCACTTCTTCTGGGGCGCCATGGATCTCGCCTGCACCCGGTTCTCCGGGCGCACCGCGCCGCCGCATCCCGGCGGCGCGCCGAACTGCGCCGACTGGGTGATGCTGGAGGGGTATTCGCGAGAGCTCGCCAGCTGCGGCTTCTGGCCGGGCGGCGGCGAGGAGGGCGCGTTCTACGCCTACGCCTACCCCGAGCCCGTCGGCTACGCCGCGCATCCGATCGGCCCGGACGCCGCCGAATACCGGAGCGATCTCGGCGAGTTCGTGCTGCCCTACGAAGCGGTCGCCGGCTCGCCGGACCCGGACGGCACGCTGCTGGAGTTCCTGGAATCGAGCTACGCGGCCGCCGCCGACCTGGCGAACTGGGATCGTGGGCTGCTCGAGGACGATCCGGAGCGGATGCGCGCGCACCTGCGCTCCGATTGA
- a CDS encoding alpha/beta fold hydrolase, with product MRTELAKPWTGMVPVDDTALAVEDSGGAGPAVVYLNGAYAGRKHWRPVIAELGADFRHIGFDERARGGSKQSADYSFDGCLRDVDAVLEATGAKHPVLVGWSFGALIAAHYAARHPERVRGVVAVDGALPYGLTGAEGRERIRRLFARMSPLLPLARPFGLAAKMSAAAHAEVNIEANELHAALAPVLEQVRVPLRYVLATGKNLGGGAEEMEAARASLAPVLAANPNLRVAAKVASNHSHILRKDFRAVADAVRTLS from the coding sequence ATGCGCACCGAACTCGCGAAACCCTGGACCGGCATGGTCCCGGTCGACGACACCGCGCTGGCCGTCGAGGATTCCGGTGGCGCGGGCCCGGCGGTCGTCTACCTGAACGGCGCCTACGCGGGCCGCAAACACTGGCGCCCGGTCATCGCCGAGCTGGGCGCCGATTTCCGGCACATCGGCTTCGACGAGCGGGCCCGCGGCGGCTCGAAGCAGTCGGCGGACTACTCCTTCGACGGCTGCCTCCGCGATGTCGACGCCGTGCTCGAAGCCACCGGCGCGAAGCACCCGGTGCTGGTCGGCTGGTCCTTCGGCGCGCTGATCGCGGCGCACTACGCGGCGCGGCATCCGGAGCGGGTGCGCGGCGTGGTCGCGGTGGACGGCGCGCTGCCCTACGGCCTGACCGGCGCCGAGGGGCGGGAGCGGATCCGGAGGCTGTTCGCCCGGATGAGCCCGCTGCTCCCGCTGGCCCGCCCGTTCGGCCTGGCCGCCAAGATGAGCGCCGCCGCGCACGCCGAGGTCAATATCGAGGCCAACGAGCTGCACGCCGCGCTGGCGCCGGTGCTCGAGCAGGTGCGCGTCCCCCTGCGCTACGTGCTGGCCACCGGCAAGAACCTGGGCGGCGGCGCCGAGGAGATGGAGGCCGCCCGCGCCTCGCTCGCCCCGGTGCTCGCCGCCAACCCGAACCTGCGGGTCGCCGCCAAGGTCGCGAGCAACCACTCGCACATCCTGCGCAAGGACTTCCGCGCCGTCGCCGACGCCGTCCGCACCCTGTCCTGA
- a CDS encoding DUF4097 domain-containing protein: protein MTVFSTPAPIAATIDVPVGTVTVTAADRADTVVEIRPADPSNKTDVRAAEQFRVEFTGTELTVRLPRGRWNPFGGTPSVEVEVLVPTGSRLTATLAVGGLHTAGAFDGCALTVADGDIRIERPRGAVTAVVARGDIRVEDAASGVLRLETSTGELAVGIRPGSAARLATHESFGPVRNQLEPAEPGAELVEVHARNSYGPIVVGHAVAV, encoded by the coding sequence ATGACCGTCTTCAGCACCCCCGCCCCGATCGCCGCCACCATCGACGTGCCCGTCGGAACCGTCACAGTGACCGCGGCCGACCGCGCCGACACCGTGGTCGAGATCCGCCCCGCCGACCCGTCGAACAAGACCGACGTGCGGGCCGCCGAGCAGTTCCGCGTCGAGTTCACCGGCACCGAGCTGACCGTGCGGCTGCCGCGCGGCCGCTGGAACCCGTTCGGCGGCACCCCGTCGGTCGAGGTCGAGGTGCTGGTGCCCACCGGTTCCCGGCTGACGGCCACCCTCGCGGTGGGTGGGCTGCACACCGCGGGCGCCTTCGACGGCTGCGCGCTCACCGTCGCCGACGGCGACATCCGGATCGAGCGGCCGCGCGGCGCGGTCACCGCGGTGGTCGCGCGCGGTGACATCCGGGTCGAGGACGCGGCGAGCGGGGTGCTCCGGCTGGAGACCTCGACCGGCGAGCTCGCGGTCGGCATCCGCCCCGGCAGCGCGGCCCGGCTGGCGACGCACGAGTCCTTCGGCCCGGTCCGCAACCAGCTGGAGCCGGCCGAGCCCGGCGCCGAGCTGGTCGAGGTGCACGCCAGGAACTCCTACGGCCCGATCGTCGTCGGGCACGCCGTCGCGGTCTGA
- a CDS encoding ATP-binding cassette domain-containing protein: MQLIRFLISISLVRIAGVVAAGLVAGAANTYLVTLINKVVAPGPHPDDLLTRFVLTGVVLLVSGLISQILLIRLAQEAIFRLRADLSGGVVSAPLEHLERLGSHRLLATLTEDVRSLSQAVTAIPAICVDVATIVGCFVFLAVLSGPIFAISVAGTLVGICCVELFLRRVRAIYHRARENEDLLLSSFQAVTLGIKELKLHRGRRRDFMDRHLLGSARTLRDQNVDASQKFSVAQGLGQFLQLGTMALVLFAIAAALDLPRDVMVGYVLVTTFLAMPMQNFMHRLPDLVRGDVALAKIRTMNLSMTTLHNEEQLPYTERPVVESARLELNNIGYHYASEPPAPFEDGPGAPPPHPDGRPGGKPGTHPGGRQHGGAHPRGAHPGHPHPGRPPALPGPDVNGRRRIDHGGRDHHPVPMGAPVLEQTETTGFALGPLDLVFEPGQITFVVGGNGSGKSTLAKLITGLYVPRTGSISLNGEKIDHENVEWFRQNSSAVFTDFHLFEDYLGFDRPGIDDEVRHYLEQLQIAHKVTVRDGKLSTIALSQGQRKRLALLTALLEDRPIYLFDEWAADQEPRFRDVFYGEILTELKRRGKTVIVITHDDRYFDRADQLVKLDFGHVAA, encoded by the coding sequence ATGCAACTCATCAGATTCCTCATCTCGATCTCCCTGGTGCGAATCGCAGGCGTCGTCGCGGCCGGCCTCGTGGCCGGCGCGGCCAACACCTACCTGGTCACCCTCATCAACAAGGTGGTGGCGCCGGGGCCGCACCCGGACGACCTGCTCACGCGGTTCGTCCTCACCGGAGTCGTCCTGCTGGTGAGCGGCCTGATCTCGCAGATCCTGCTGATCCGGCTGGCGCAGGAGGCCATCTTCCGGCTCCGCGCCGACCTCAGCGGCGGCGTGGTCTCCGCGCCGCTCGAGCACCTGGAGCGGCTCGGCTCGCACCGGCTGCTGGCGACGCTCACCGAGGACGTGCGCTCGCTGTCGCAGGCGGTCACCGCGATCCCGGCGATCTGCGTCGACGTCGCGACCATCGTCGGCTGCTTCGTCTTCCTCGCGGTGCTCTCCGGGCCGATCTTCGCGATCAGCGTGGCGGGCACGCTGGTCGGCATCTGCTGCGTCGAGCTCTTCCTGCGCCGGGTGCGGGCCATCTACCACCGGGCGCGGGAGAACGAGGACCTGCTGCTCAGCTCGTTCCAGGCGGTCACGCTCGGGATCAAGGAGCTGAAGCTGCACCGCGGCAGGCGCCGCGACTTCATGGACCGGCACCTGCTCGGCTCGGCCCGCACGCTGCGCGACCAGAACGTGGACGCCAGCCAGAAATTCTCGGTGGCACAGGGGCTCGGGCAGTTCCTGCAGCTCGGCACGATGGCGCTGGTCCTGTTCGCCATCGCCGCCGCGCTCGACCTGCCGCGCGACGTGATGGTCGGGTACGTGCTGGTGACCACCTTCCTCGCCATGCCGATGCAGAACTTCATGCACCGGCTGCCCGACCTGGTCCGCGGTGACGTGGCGCTGGCCAAGATCCGCACCATGAACCTGTCCATGACGACGCTGCACAACGAGGAGCAGCTGCCCTACACCGAGCGTCCGGTGGTCGAATCGGCCCGGCTGGAGCTGAACAATATCGGTTACCACTACGCGAGCGAGCCGCCCGCGCCCTTCGAGGACGGGCCCGGCGCGCCGCCGCCGCACCCGGACGGCCGCCCCGGTGGAAAGCCGGGCACCCATCCCGGCGGCAGGCAGCACGGCGGCGCGCACCCCCGCGGGGCGCACCCAGGTCACCCGCATCCGGGCAGGCCGCCCGCGCTGCCGGGGCCGGATGTCAACGGCCGCCGCCGCATCGACCACGGCGGCCGGGACCACCACCCGGTGCCGATGGGCGCGCCGGTGCTGGAGCAAACCGAGACCACCGGGTTCGCGCTCGGCCCGCTCGACCTGGTCTTCGAGCCGGGGCAGATCACCTTCGTGGTGGGCGGCAACGGCAGCGGCAAGTCGACGCTGGCCAAGCTGATCACCGGGCTGTACGTGCCGCGCACCGGCTCGATCTCGCTGAACGGCGAGAAGATCGACCACGAGAACGTGGAGTGGTTCCGGCAGAACTCCTCGGCGGTGTTCACCGATTTCCACCTCTTCGAGGACTACCTCGGCTTCGACCGGCCCGGGATCGACGACGAGGTGCGGCACTACCTGGAGCAGCTGCAGATCGCGCACAAGGTGACGGTGCGGGACGGGAAGCTCTCCACGATCGCGCTCTCGCAGGGGCAGCGCAAGCGGCTCGCGCTGCTCACCGCGCTGCTGGAGGACCGCCCGATCTACCTCTTCGACGAGTGGGCCGCCGATCAGGAGCCGCGCTTCCGCGACGTCTTCTACGGCGAGATCCTGACCGAGCTGAAGCGCCGCGGCAAGACCGTCATCGTGATCACCCACGACGACCGGTACTTCGACCGCGCCGACCAGCTGGTCAAGCTCGATTTCGGCCACGTCGCCGCCTGA
- a CDS encoding type III polyketide synthase, translated as MLPPAPPTTVGVIESIATGSPLRVFDQAAAAERVAELFGDERQRTRIARVYRKTRIDTRRLAVDPLDPEFLAYSREPGTIRERMNLFHEHAVPLAVDTAGRALAGIEDPAEIGLLIFVTSTGFIAPGVDVAVVKRLGLAPSVGRVVVNFMGCAAAMNGMRTAVDYVRAHPDKKAMLICIELSSVNAVFADDVNDVITHSLFGDGCGAVVIGASKVHQPLSPGKIVIRDSFSHLLDDAEDGIVLGVNHNGITCELAEDLPKYIYDGVDPVVTRRLAEHGLRKSDVALWAIHPGGPKIIEESARSLGLPSEAAAVSWEVLAEHGNMLSVSLIFVLQRMIGQAADDTAPVAPVSTGVAFSFAPGVTLEGMIFDIIRR; from the coding sequence ATGCTGCCGCCCGCGCCGCCGACCACGGTCGGGGTGATCGAGAGCATCGCGACCGGATCGCCGCTGCGGGTCTTCGACCAGGCGGCCGCCGCCGAGCGGGTCGCCGAGCTGTTCGGCGACGAGCGGCAGCGCACCCGGATCGCCCGGGTGTACCGGAAGACCAGGATCGACACCCGCCGGCTGGCGGTGGATCCGCTGGACCCGGAGTTCCTCGCCTACAGCCGGGAGCCGGGCACCATCCGGGAGCGGATGAACCTCTTCCACGAGCACGCGGTCCCGCTGGCCGTCGACACCGCGGGGCGGGCGCTGGCCGGGATCGAGGATCCGGCCGAGATCGGGCTGCTGATCTTCGTGACCAGCACCGGCTTCATCGCCCCCGGCGTCGACGTCGCGGTGGTCAAGCGGCTCGGGCTCGCGCCGTCGGTGGGCCGGGTGGTCGTCAACTTCATGGGCTGCGCCGCCGCGATGAACGGCATGCGCACCGCCGTCGACTACGTCCGGGCGCACCCCGACAAGAAGGCCATGCTGATCTGCATCGAGCTCAGCTCGGTGAACGCCGTCTTCGCCGACGACGTCAACGACGTGATCACGCACAGCCTCTTCGGCGACGGCTGCGGCGCGGTGGTGATCGGCGCGAGCAAGGTGCACCAGCCGCTGAGCCCCGGCAAGATCGTCATCCGGGACAGCTTCAGCCACCTGCTGGACGACGCCGAGGACGGCATCGTGCTCGGCGTCAACCACAACGGCATCACCTGCGAGCTCGCCGAGGACCTGCCGAAGTACATCTACGACGGCGTCGACCCGGTGGTCACCCGGCGCCTGGCCGAGCACGGGCTGCGCAAGTCCGACGTCGCGCTGTGGGCGATCCACCCGGGTGGCCCGAAGATCATCGAGGAGTCGGCGCGCTCGCTCGGGCTCCCGAGCGAGGCCGCCGCGGTGAGCTGGGAGGTGCTCGCCGAGCACGGCAACATGCTCAGCGTCTCGCTGATCTTCGTGCTGCAGCGGATGATCGGCCAGGCCGCCGACGACACCGCTCCCGTCGCTCCCGTCTCTACGGGGGTGGCGTTCTCCTTCGCCCCCGGCGTCACGCTCGAAGGCATGATCTTCGACATCATCCGCCGGTAA
- a CDS encoding fatty acid desaturase: MTDTRPATEEQDFRRPPPPDGPPPISNVWIYNGRAYDLSDWISKHPGGEFFIGRTKNRDITSIIGSYHKNPQAVERMLERYALDRDATPEDIHPKNNAPDFLFKEGFDSWRDTPKYTFGNSDDLLHRVRARLREPELAARIKRMDTIFNIVVAVLAVAYFAVQGLRLFEPGWMPLPVFVIAMVLLRSSLAGFGHYAIHRAQKGVNKVWVNAFDLNYVALSFVTADGHALLHHPHTQSEVDIKKNVFTMMMRVPRLYRMPVHTLHKLGHTLTGMTIRLLDVCRLTRKVGVKEMYGSMRGALPHFVGSFGVRFLLVAELVAFTVAGDFLAWFLQFVISLWISTFLVVASHDFELDTEETHTDTEDWGINQLQQAYDLKVVGNRYVDCFLSAGLSSHRVHHVLPYQRSGFANIATEDVLREEAEKFGVEWLPAKSFLTDRFPKQIRTYLLSRSDEAKERNWGFVREHCSPSALKTCVVYTAQGFTGIGTV; this comes from the coding sequence ATGACCGACACCCGCCCCGCGACGGAGGAGCAGGACTTCCGTCGTCCCCCGCCGCCCGACGGGCCGCCCCCGATCTCGAACGTCTGGATCTACAACGGCCGGGCCTACGACCTCAGCGACTGGATCTCCAAGCATCCGGGCGGCGAGTTCTTCATCGGCCGGACCAAGAACCGGGACATCACCTCGATCATCGGGTCGTACCACAAAAACCCGCAGGCGGTGGAGCGGATGCTGGAGCGCTACGCGCTCGACCGCGACGCCACGCCGGAGGACATCCACCCGAAGAACAACGCGCCGGACTTCCTCTTCAAGGAGGGCTTCGACAGCTGGCGGGACACCCCGAAGTACACCTTCGGGAATTCCGACGACCTGCTGCACCGGGTGCGCGCCCGGCTCCGCGAGCCCGAACTCGCGGCCCGGATCAAGCGGATGGACACCATCTTCAACATCGTGGTCGCGGTGCTGGCGGTGGCCTACTTCGCGGTCCAGGGGCTGCGGCTCTTCGAGCCGGGCTGGATGCCGCTGCCGGTCTTCGTGATCGCCATGGTGCTGCTGCGCAGCTCGCTCGCCGGCTTCGGGCACTACGCCATCCACCGCGCGCAGAAGGGCGTGAACAAGGTCTGGGTGAACGCCTTCGACCTGAACTACGTCGCGCTCTCCTTCGTCACCGCGGACGGCCACGCGCTGCTGCACCACCCGCACACGCAGAGCGAAGTCGACATCAAGAAGAACGTCTTCACCATGATGATGCGGGTGCCTCGGCTCTACCGGATGCCGGTGCACACGCTGCACAAACTCGGGCACACGCTGACCGGCATGACGATCCGGCTGCTCGACGTCTGCCGGCTCACCCGCAAGGTGGGCGTCAAGGAGATGTACGGCTCGATGCGCGGCGCGCTGCCGCACTTCGTCGGCTCGTTCGGGGTGCGCTTCCTGCTCGTCGCCGAGCTGGTGGCCTTCACCGTCGCGGGCGACTTCCTCGCCTGGTTCCTGCAGTTCGTGATCTCGCTGTGGATCAGCACCTTCCTGGTGGTGGCCAGCCACGACTTCGAGCTGGACACCGAGGAGACGCACACCGACACCGAGGACTGGGGCATCAACCAGCTCCAGCAGGCCTACGACCTGAAGGTGGTCGGCAACCGCTACGTCGACTGCTTCCTCTCCGCCGGGCTGAGCTCGCACCGGGTGCACCACGTGCTGCCCTACCAGCGCAGCGGTTTCGCGAACATCGCGACCGAGGACGTGCTGCGCGAGGAGGCGGAGAAGTTCGGGGTGGAGTGGCTGCCCGCGAAGAGCTTCCTCACCGACCGGTTCCCGAAACAGATCCGGACATATCTGCTTTCCCGCTCCGACGAGGCGAAAGAACGCAACTGGGGGTTCGTGCGCGAGCACTGCTCGCCGTCGGCACTGAAGACCTGCGTCGTCTACACGGCCCAGGGCTTCACCGGAATCGGCACCGTCTGA
- a CDS encoding LppX_LprAFG lipoprotein, with the protein MSDPTTSESTVARRATRRLTPVRLGTAAVAASLLAAVLTGCGSDDSSTGTSTAATATGALPEAAQIVQESARTTQTLQAVHLELEVENIQNLPVEKVDADVTNQPQGQGAAQGSATVRTKPDAPFIDADFVVVDKSIWVKLEDGKFADLGPSEKVYDPGIILDKDKGLANVIAKVQNPKVEGRESVEGTAVVKVSGTIDSSVIDPIVPRVGEGGGTFPITLYIADVAPPSTSAAAKPSDAPSAGDGPNLVRAIIKKGDGTINVTLSDWADPVTVTKPAN; encoded by the coding sequence ATGAGTGACCCGACAACGTCCGAATCCACCGTCGCCCGGCGGGCAACCCGCAGGCTCACCCCGGTGCGCCTCGGCACCGCCGCCGTCGCGGCCTCGCTCCTCGCGGCGGTCCTGACCGGTTGCGGCAGCGACGATTCCAGCACCGGCACGAGCACCGCCGCGACCGCGACCGGCGCGCTGCCCGAGGCCGCGCAGATCGTGCAGGAGTCCGCGCGCACCACGCAGACCCTGCAGGCCGTGCACCTGGAGCTGGAGGTCGAGAACATCCAGAACCTGCCGGTCGAGAAGGTCGACGCGGACGTCACCAACCAGCCGCAGGGCCAGGGCGCCGCCCAGGGCAGCGCCACCGTGCGGACCAAGCCGGACGCGCCGTTCATCGACGCCGACTTCGTCGTCGTGGACAAGTCCATCTGGGTCAAGCTGGAGGACGGCAAGTTCGCCGACCTCGGCCCCTCGGAGAAGGTCTACGATCCGGGCATCATCCTGGACAAGGACAAGGGCCTGGCCAACGTGATCGCCAAGGTGCAGAACCCGAAGGTCGAGGGGCGCGAGAGCGTCGAGGGCACCGCGGTCGTGAAGGTCAGCGGCACCATCGACTCCTCGGTCATCGACCCGATCGTGCCCCGGGTCGGCGAGGGCGGCGGCACCTTCCCGATCACGCTCTACATCGCCGACGTCGCGCCGCCGAGCACCTCGGCCGCGGCCAAGCCGTCCGACGCCCCCTCCGCCGGCGACGGGCCGAACCTGGTGCGCGCCATCATCAAGAAGGGCGACGGAACCATCAACGTCACCCTCTCCGACTGGGCCGATCCGGTCACGGTCACCAAGCCCGCGAACTGA
- a CDS encoding TetR/AcrR family transcriptional regulator, giving the protein MRRPAWNGSPPSGPEEARERILTAAMRCIDTHGARGTSLSRVAAELGVIRQTVYRYYPSTEALFAAVGYAAQDSFVDRLVAHLAGRVDPAELAVEAVAFTVEELPGERYLTALMNSGEGTAFSRYALSEVALGVCREAFARTDVEWAAHGFTGPELDELIEFLVRVLLSFVEEGSGGEGAQRRGAELRTYLRRWVAPAVRAEFVAAIAG; this is encoded by the coding sequence ATGAGACGACCGGCGTGGAACGGCTCGCCGCCGAGCGGCCCGGAGGAGGCGCGCGAGCGCATCCTGACCGCCGCCATGCGGTGTATCGACACGCACGGCGCACGCGGGACCAGCCTCTCCCGCGTGGCCGCGGAGCTGGGCGTGATCCGGCAGACGGTGTACCGCTACTACCCGAGTACCGAGGCGCTCTTCGCCGCGGTGGGGTACGCGGCGCAGGACAGCTTCGTCGACCGGCTGGTCGCGCACCTGGCCGGGCGCGTCGATCCGGCCGAACTCGCGGTGGAGGCGGTCGCGTTCACCGTCGAGGAGCTGCCGGGGGAGCGGTATCTGACCGCGCTGATGAACAGCGGGGAGGGAACGGCGTTCTCCCGGTACGCGCTCTCGGAGGTGGCGCTCGGCGTTTGCCGGGAGGCGTTCGCCCGCACCGACGTCGAGTGGGCGGCGCACGGCTTCACCGGCCCGGAGCTGGACGAGCTGATCGAGTTCCTCGTCCGCGTGCTGCTCTCCTTCGTCGAGGAGGGGTCCGGCGGCGAGGGGGCGCAGCGGCGCGGGGCCGAGCTCCGCACCTACCTGCGCCGCTGGGTCGCACCCGCGGTCCGTGCCGAGTTCGTGGCCGCGATCGCCGGGTAA